Below is a window of Candidatus Binatia bacterium DNA.
CGACGAGGCGCTGCTCGACGAGAGCGTGCGCTCGCTGCGCAGCCGCCTGCGCCTCGGTGCGGCAGCGCCTGCTGCCAACGCGACCGACGTCCTCGCGTTCGTCGCCTGGTCGCTGGCGGGAATCCTCGTCTTCGGCACCGCGCTTGCGCTGACGCTCGCCCCGCTGGTGCTGATCGTTGCGTCGCTGCTGCGCCTGCTGATGCATTGACGGCGATGCCTGCCGCGCAAATCCACGGCAGCTGCGACCCGCGCTTCGAACGCGTGCGCGAGGCCTTCGCGGGAAATTTCGCCCAACACGGCGAGATCGGCGCTTCGCTGGCGGTCATTGCCGGCGGGCGCACCGTCGTCGATCTGTGGGGCGGGCATGCCGACGCTGCGCGAACGCGTGCGTGGGAGCGCGACACGCTCGTCAATGTGTTTTCGGTGGGCAAGGGCGTGCTCGCGCTGGCGATGCTGATGCTCGTCGATCGCGGCCTGGTCGATCTCGATGCTCCGGTATGCCGTTACTGGCCGGAATTTGCGGCGGCCGGAAAGGAAGCGATCACCGTGCGCCAGCTGCTCGCCCACCAGGCGGGCCTGCCGGCTGTGCGCGAAGTTCTGCCCGACGGCGCGATGTACGACTGGGAACGCATGACGTCGGCACTCGCCGCGCAGTCTCCGTGGTGGAGGCCGGGGACGCGCCACGGCTACCACGTCAACACGTTCGGATTTCTCGTCGGCGAAGTCGTGCGGCGCACCAGCGGCTTGAAGCCCGGAGCTTTCATTCGCAATGAGATCGCGGCCCCTCTCGATGCCGATTTCGTGATCGGCGTTGCGCCCCGGGACGATGCAAGGGTGGCCGAGTTCGTCTGGCTTGCGGAGCTTGCCACGGTGCCCGAGGTCGATCGCACGCGCATCCGCGACGAAGAGCTGATGCAGCTGCATACCTATTTCAATCCGCGGGGCGCCTCCGGTCACGGCACCGTCAACGACACGCAGTGGCGCCGCGCCGACTATCCGTCGACCAACGGCCATGCCACCGCGCTCGGCATCGCCAGGATCTACGGCGTCGTCGCCGCGGGAGGTCGCGCAGGCATGGTGTCGCGCGAGGCGCTCGACGAAGGCGCGCGTGAGCACTCGGTCGGAATCGATGCGGTGCTCGGACGTCCGTCGCGATTCGGGCTCGGTTTCCAGCTTGCGCCGCTCGACAAGCCGATCGGGCCGAATCCGGGGGTCGTGCTGCACTTCGGCGCCGGCGGTGCCCTCGGTTTTGCCGATTCCGTTGCCGGTGTCGCGTTCGGCTATGCGATGAACCGGATGGGGCCGCGCTACCACAACCCGACCAACCGCAACCTGATCGGGGCTCTGTACGAGTGTCTGTAGCCATTGCCGGATGCTCGCGGCGGGCCTATCCTCGAAGCGGCATGAAGAAGGCAAGCGGGCTGTCCGGCTGGATCGCGATGGGCGCCGTTCTGGTGCTTTGCGCCGTCGCCGGCGCAGACATCGCGACGACTGGCATTTCCGGCGTCGTCGTCAACACCACCTGTGCCGGCCCCTGCGCGGTGCCGCCTCCGCCGCCACCGTTGTTTACGGGTGACGGGCTCACGGTCGTGATCCGCAGCCTGCCCGACCATGCGCTGGTGGCCAGGCTGCACCCGACCGACGGACATTTCGGCATCGAGACGCCGCCTGGTCTCTACAAGGTGCGTGCTTTCGTCGGCGATCCGAGAATGCCGACGTGCTGGGCCGGCTCCCGCCGCCGGGTCCTCGTCGAGGACGGCGCGGTGAGCCACGTGCGGTTGAAGGTCGCCAACCTTTGCATCCTGTGACGGGATCCCGATGTTGGAGGTGACGCGTCGTAGATCTACTCGGCTACGGCCAACATGGCACAAATGAAATCCAGAACTTGGAACCGCTGGGATCCAGTTATCGTCCTTGTGTGGACGATCTGGGCGCTGGCATGGTTGCGTGCTGGACTGGACAGTTCCCCTTATCAAATCGAGGGCCAATTGGTTGCTCTTCTTGTTCTGGAGGTTTCGGGATTTCCCATCGGTCTCATCGTTCCGTTAGCTATCGGTGGGGTTCTGGCCGCGCTGCGTGTTCCCGAGCCGACTGCTCTCGGAGACAACGGACGCTTTGTCATCGTTTGGGCCGTCGCTGCCATTGCAGGCCTCGTGCAGTGGCTGTCATGGCCACGTATCTGGCGTGGTGCATTTCCGAGGAAATCGGGCCGTAGATTAAAAAATGACAAGACGTTTGGCGATCACCCTGCCGTAGAGGGAAATACGAGATCGCGCTCCAGCTGAGGTTTCCCTCTCAGGTTCCAAGCAAAACGACAACGGCCCCGCGACGCAGCGTCGCGGGGCCGTTTGTCATTGGCGAAGCTTCGCCCCGGTCAGTGCTTCAGCGCCGCAAGCGCCGCATCGTAGTTCGGCTCGTGCGCGATGTCGTCGACCAGTTCGCTGTAGGTGACCTTGTCGTGCTCGTCGACGACGAAGACGGCGCGCGCCGTGGCGCCCATCAGGGGGCCGTCGGCGATCGCGACGCCCCAGCGCTTGCCGAAGTCGCGGTCGCGGATGTCGCTGCCGGACTTTACGCGGTCGAGCCCTTCGGTCGTGCAGAAGCGCTTGGCGGCAAACGGCGTGTCGACGCTGGCGACGACGACGACGACGTTCTCACCGAGCGACGACGCCTGCTCGTTGAATTTGCGCGTCTCGATCTGGCACACCGGCGTATCCAGGCTCGGCAGCGTCACGATGACTTTTTTCTTTCCGGCAAGGCTCTGTTTCGTGATCGGCGCCATGTCGGAGCCGGTCAGGTTGAAGTCGGGCGCGGTGTCGCCGACTTTCGGCAGGTTTCCGGCCAGGGTGACGGGGTTTCCGCGAAGGGTGGTTTTCGACATATCGGCTCCTCTCCTCTGGGGCTCGTGAGGGTGGCAAGCGGGGTGTTTCGACTGCGGCGCCAGTTAGCGGGGGCGGGGCGAGAGCGCAACGCACCCGATTCATTCCATGCCTGTCGTCGCCGGCGCCGCCCGGCCTGGCCGTTCCTCTTGCGGAAATCTTCGCCGATCTCGAGGCGGCGCGCTGAAGAGCCGCGCCCATCGGACGACGTCGGCGGCTTCTCTCATCCAGATCGCGAACGGAAAGCGACGCGAGGGCGCCGCTAGTCGCGCTGCTGGCGCCTCCACCTCTCGACGGTCTGCTCGACGAACCCCTGCGGAGTGGTTTCCTGCCTCCACGCGGCGGCGAACTTGGCCGAGCCGCTGCGGGGCCGGAACTCTTCGGCAAGATTGTCCATCGTCAGGCGCACGGGCACGTTGACGCCTTCGCCGACGACGATCGCTTCCTGGGTTCGAAGCGCCGGAAGAGCATTGATGAGGCCGCCCGAGCTGTCGGGCAGCGTCTTGGCGACGAACTCCTGGTCGGGGAAATTGCTCATGCGAAGCGCGAACAGCGTGTTGCACTGCGACAGCACTTCCGGCGAGATTTCCGACGGCCGCTGCGTGATCAGGCACAGCGCGACGCCGTACTTGCGCCCTTCCTTGGCGATTCGCGCGAGCGCCTTGCGCGCCGACGGAAACGCGGCCTCGCCCTTCGGCACGTAGCGGTGCGCTTCCTCGCAGACGAGCAACACCGGCACGGCCTTGTTGCGCTCGGACCACAGCGTGAAGTCGAAGATCATGCGGCTGATCATCGAGACCAGGACCTCGACGATCTCGGAAGGAACTCCCGAGAGATCGACGAGCGTGATCGGCTTTCCTCCGACCGGAATGCGCAGCAGTCGGCCGATGATCTTGGCCATGTTGTCGGAGATGAACATGCCCGAGAACATGAAGCTGTAGCGAGAGTCGGCCGTCAGCGTCTCGATGCGGTCCTTGATGCGCATGTACGGCGCGCTGGTCTCGGGTTTGTCGAGGCGTCCCATCTGGCGATCGAGGTACTGCAGCAGCGTCGCCATGCGGTACGGCACCGGTGTGTCCACGGTGATGTAGCTCGTGTCGCGGCCTTCGCCGACGTAGCGCCGCTTGGCCTCGAGGATGCCGCCCTTGAGAATGCCGACCTCGGTCTCCTGCTGCATGCCGTCGCGACCGACCAGCAGCTCGACGGTCTCCTCGAAATTGAGCAGCCAGTACGGCAGTTCCATGTTCTGCGGCGAGACGATCTCGGCCCTCTCGCCGAAGGCCTGGCGATATTCGTTGTGCGGATCGAGCAGCACGACGTGGCCGCTGGTGTTCTGGTCGAGGATCGCGCGCAGCAGCAGCGCTGCCGTGCACGACTTGCCGGACCCCGACGTGCCGAGCACCGCGAAGTGTTTGCCGACGAGGTGGTCGGTGGTGACGAACGCCGGCAGCGTGCGATCCTGGTGAATGGCGCCGACGCGGACGTTGGAGGCGGCCGGCCTTGCGTAGACGCGCTCGAGGTCCGCGCGCGTCGCGGTAAAGACCTCGGAGCCGAGGCCCGGGTAGACGGAGACGCCGCGCTGGAAGCCGCCTTCGGTTCCCGTGGCGACGTCCTTCATCGCTTCGCCGAGAAGATCCAGTTCGAAGAAGTGCTTCTCGTCGGCCACCGGCGGGAAGGACGGATTTTCGGTGCGCAGGCTGGAAATCATGCCGAAGACGGTCGAGTGCCCCGTCTCGATGCGGGCGATGGCGCCGACCTGCACCGCCGAGCGTGCGACGCCCATGCTGTTGCCGTCGCTCGACGTGTAGACGAGCAGCGCAGAAACGCGGGATCCCGCCACCGAAATGACGTGACCGATCTTGGTCGAACTTTCGCTCACGAGTCTCCTCTCCCTTGGGCCTTGCGGCCGACCCCCCGTCGCCCGACGGCAGCGCTGCCCGCAAGGCTCCTCCCTTGCCTCGCTGGATTTCCCGATCGCGCTTCGCGCTACGCGGCCCCGCTCAGAATGCCGGTGCGACGGTGCTTTGTTTAGCCCAGATCGCCTTGGCCTGCATCTCCATTCGCTCGGAAGCGTCGATCTCGTCTTTCAGCAGATATGCAAACGAAATCGTCCGAAGGGCCCACGCATAGTCCGGCGAAGTGTCGCCTCGGGCAGCAATGATCGCGTCGAGGTAATTGCCGGCCGCTGCTTCGGCATTGTCGACGTCGTTCATCTCCCGGTAGGTTTTGGCCAGCGACAGCAAGGTATCCAGACGCAACGAGTCGTAGGCATCGAGCGTGGCCGAGGCCACCTCGGTAGCCGTGTGTCCGAGAGTCACGGCCTCCGGGAACCGCTTGGACGAACGAAGCAGCTCGACCAGGCTCTCGAGGGCGGCCAGGTAGTCCTGGCAGCGATAGCGTCGCTCGGAAAGAGGAAGCGTCGGCCATGCCGCGGTGTAGGCGTCGACGACACCGCGAAGCTCACGCTCGGCAGCATCGCTTTCGCGCTTCTTCAGCGCGACGAAGGCCACCGCGTGGCGTGCGGCCGCGATGTCGAGCGCGTCTCCTCCGCGGGCTTCGAGCGCATCGAGCGCGCTCTGCGCCGAAGCTCCCGCTTCGGTGTCGCCGGCCCACAGCTGCTGTTCATAGGCAGCTGCGTCGGCCGCCGATTCGGGCTTGCCGAGCTTGAACAGCAGCTCGGGCTGATCCTCGAGACCGCACGGTGCCGCGAACACGAGATGACCGGCACGAGGACGCAGGAACTCGGGGTCGAAAGGGCTCGGCTGCCCCGATACCAGCGCGTTCGTATAGTCGGTGAAAGCCTGGTCGCGAGAGTTCTTCCAGACGTCGAGGCCGCGAGCGTAAAGAGGACCGGCAAGGTCGTATTTGCCCTGGCGCGCGTAGAAGCGGGCCGCATCGCAGAACGCGACCGAAAGGCGGATGTCGAACGAACCGAAGCGCGACTGGATGTCGGCAATTTCGGCGAGCACGAGAGGTTCCGCCTTCCCGTACTGGCCGCGCGCGACGAGGATTCGAACGAGCCCCTGGCGCTCGATCTCGCAGTCTCCGTGCGCGGCAAGATCGGGGTCTTCGAGGCACAGGCGGCGCGCCTCCTCCAGATGCTGCCTGGCGCTGTCGTCGCGGCCGGCGTTTTCGTAGAGCTCGGCCATGTGGACGTGAATCATCCGTTGCGTCAGCTGGCGCGGGGCGGCTTCGTTCTTCGTCTTCGACGATTGCTGCACGACGTCGGCGGCCGACGATGTCGCGGGCACCAAGGCCATTGTTCCGAGCGCGTCGGATTCGGCTTCGGGATAGCGCTGCTGGCGGATGCGCAGCTCGGCCCGCAGCAGCAGCAGCTCGGGCGTCTGCGGAGTCTGGTGGATCACGTTGCGCGAGGGATCGTCGGGCGGCTTGGTGCCGGGCGGCGGCGCCAGCGCCTTCTTCAGCAGCTCTTCGGCGCTGTCCAGGTTTCCGGCGCCAAGGGCCGAGCGCACCATCTCGACGCCCGCGGCGCCGACCGGCTCTGCTTTGGCGTCGTCGCCGTGCGAGGTGGAGGCAGGGTTGCCGCGCATCTGGC
It encodes the following:
- a CDS encoding serine hydrolase domain-containing protein — its product is MPAAQIHGSCDPRFERVREAFAGNFAQHGEIGASLAVIAGGRTVVDLWGGHADAARTRAWERDTLVNVFSVGKGVLALAMLMLVDRGLVDLDAPVCRYWPEFAAAGKEAITVRQLLAHQAGLPAVREVLPDGAMYDWERMTSALAAQSPWWRPGTRHGYHVNTFGFLVGEVVRRTSGLKPGAFIRNEIAAPLDADFVIGVAPRDDARVAEFVWLAELATVPEVDRTRIRDEELMQLHTYFNPRGASGHGTVNDTQWRRADYPSTNGHATALGIARIYGVVAAGGRAGMVSREALDEGAREHSVGIDAVLGRPSRFGLGFQLAPLDKPIGPNPGVVLHFGAGGALGFADSVAGVAFGYAMNRMGPRYHNPTNRNLIGALYECL
- the tpx gene encoding thiol peroxidase, with the translated sequence MSKTTLRGNPVTLAGNLPKVGDTAPDFNLTGSDMAPITKQSLAGKKKVIVTLPSLDTPVCQIETRKFNEQASSLGENVVVVVASVDTPFAAKRFCTTEGLDRVKSGSDIRDRDFGKRWGVAIADGPLMGATARAVFVVDEHDKVTYSELVDDIAHEPNYDAALAALKH
- a CDS encoding ATP-binding protein gives rise to the protein MSESSTKIGHVISVAGSRVSALLVYTSSDGNSMGVARSAVQVGAIARIETGHSTVFGMISSLRTENPSFPPVADEKHFFELDLLGEAMKDVATGTEGGFQRGVSVYPGLGSEVFTATRADLERVYARPAASNVRVGAIHQDRTLPAFVTTDHLVGKHFAVLGTSGSGKSCTAALLLRAILDQNTSGHVVLLDPHNEYRQAFGERAEIVSPQNMELPYWLLNFEETVELLVGRDGMQQETEVGILKGGILEAKRRYVGEGRDTSYITVDTPVPYRMATLLQYLDRQMGRLDKPETSAPYMRIKDRIETLTADSRYSFMFSGMFISDNMAKIIGRLLRIPVGGKPITLVDLSGVPSEIVEVLVSMISRMIFDFTLWSERNKAVPVLLVCEEAHRYVPKGEAAFPSARKALARIAKEGRKYGVALCLITQRPSEISPEVLSQCNTLFALRMSNFPDQEFVAKTLPDSSGGLINALPALRTQEAIVVGEGVNVPVRLTMDNLAEEFRPRSGSAKFAAAWRQETTPQGFVEQTVERWRRQQRD
- a CDS encoding tetratricopeptide repeat protein, which produces MRRCTGAALALVALAAFGGCAALGQMRGNPASTSHGDDAKAEPVGAAGVEMVRSALGAGNLDSAEELLKKALAPPPGTKPPDDPSRNVIHQTPQTPELLLLRAELRIRQQRYPEAESDALGTMALVPATSSAADVVQQSSKTKNEAAPRQLTQRMIHVHMAELYENAGRDDSARQHLEEARRLCLEDPDLAAHGDCEIERQGLVRILVARGQYGKAEPLVLAEIADIQSRFGSFDIRLSVAFCDAARFYARQGKYDLAGPLYARGLDVWKNSRDQAFTDYTNALVSGQPSPFDPEFLRPRAGHLVFAAPCGLEDQPELLFKLGKPESAADAAAYEQQLWAGDTEAGASAQSALDALEARGGDALDIAAARHAVAFVALKKRESDAAERELRGVVDAYTAAWPTLPLSERRYRCQDYLAALESLVELLRSSKRFPEAVTLGHTATEVASATLDAYDSLRLDTLLSLAKTYREMNDVDNAEAAAGNYLDAIIAARGDTSPDYAWALRTISFAYLLKDEIDASERMEMQAKAIWAKQSTVAPAF